CCTGGCGCAAATTGCAGAAATCAAGGAGATCGTCGGGCCGCGCCAGATTACGCGCCAGAACAGCCAGCGTTTTATCACCATTCAGAGTAATGTGGTGGGCCGCGACATAGGCTCTTTTGTGGCCGAGGCGCAAAAAGCCATCGATGAAAATGTGAGTTTGCCGCCCGGCTATCTGGTAACATGGGGCGGACAATTCCGCCTGCAGCAGGAGGCAAACAAGCGGCTGGCCGTGGTTATTCCCATTACGCTGATCATCATTTTTGTGCTGCTCTTTTCCAGCTTCGGTTCTCTGAAAAACACCTTTCTTATTTTGCTTAATATTCCGCTGGCGCTGGTTGGCGGCGTCGCCGCTCTGTGGATATTCGGACAGAATCTATCGGTGCCGGCTTCGGTGGGCTTTATTGCTTTGTTCGGCATTGCCCTGGAAAACGGCATGGTTCTTGTTTCCTATCTGAATAAGCTGTTAAAAGACGGCATGCCCATTGATGAGGCTTCGGTAAAAGGCGCGCTTTTGCGGCTGCGCCCTGTGCTGATGACCGCCATTACCACCGCTCTTGGATTAATTCCCTTACTGCTGGCAACGGGCGTGGGCAGCGAGGTACAGCGTCCGCTGGCCATCGTTGTGGTCGGTGGATTGGTTACGTCAACGATCCTTACGCTGCTGGTTATCCCGGCCATTTACAAGTGGTTTTCTATCAATACCGAAAGCGAACTGGAGGTCGATTAATGCTCAGCCCGGGAAACTCATCTCTTAAAATTTTAACTAAAAATAGGGAAAACAAATGAAACATATAATCGCATACATAAAACCGCACAAATTAACAGAGGTTACCATGGCGTTGCAGCGCATCGACAATTTAAGCGGTATGACCGTGCTTGACGTAAAGGGCTTTGGCCGCGGCCGAAAAACGAAGGCATCTCTGGAAGAACAACTGGTTGATTTTGTGCCGCATGTTAAAATTGAAGTTTTTTGCAATGATGAATTGCTCAATCAGGTGGTAGAAGCCATTGAAAAATCGGCGCACACCGGCCTGCGAGGCGATGGTAAAATTTACATTTGTGAGCTGCAGGAGGCCATTCGCATCAGCAGCGGTGAACGTGGAGAGAATGCGGTTTAACGCTGCTTATCTGCCTTCTGGCGACGCTTGAACGTTAAAAAGAGCGTCTGCCAGAAGGCAATTTAAACGTTTATCGGCAAGGCATCCGAGGCGAAAAGTTCCGTTCGCCGATTATTTCCAGCAAGAAAACATTAAAAAAGGATTTATTCCTGCTGAAAGAATGGATACGGAAATAATGTCGTCAAAATTAACAAACTACAGAAAGCGCACAAAAACCGATCCTGGATTCCAGCGAGGTGGAAAACAGGGATTTGTTCCTCTATAAAAAGGGAGACGCAAAATCGTTCTTTTAGCGCTTAAGCTAAATAAAAGGAGTTAATGAAAATGAAACAACATGAACCTGAAGGTTTCCACGGCAAGTGGTACAGCCATCCGCCCATGCGCAATGCGTTAATTGCCGGAGCGATTACCGGTGTGACATTCGCCCTGTCGTATTCCGGCCTGATTGCCCAGACATGGGAAATCGCTTTATACGTGATCGCCATGTTCATCGGCGGTTATCACTGGACGCGCGAAGGCTTTGAGAAACTAATCGAAGAAAAAGAAATCGGCATCGAAATGCTGATGATCGCCGCCACCATCGGTTCCGCCATTTTAGGCATGTGGGACGAAGCGGCCTTTCTGGTCTTTTTGTACGGCGCAGCCGAGGGCTTAGAAGAGTACACCTACGCCAAAACACGGGCTTCCATTCGTAAATTGCTGGACCTGGCGCCCAAAGAAGCGCACCTTTTGCGCAACGGCAAAGAAGAAACCGTACCCGCCGAAACATTGAAAGTGGGCGATATCTTTCTGGTCAGGCCCGGCGAATCCATTCCCACGGACGGTATTGTCATTAAAGGCCGTTCGAGCGTAAACGAGGCGCCGGTTACGGGCGAATCGACGCCGGTGGTGAAAGAAGAAGGACAGCCTGTTTTTGCCGCGACCATGAATCAGGAAGGCGCGCTGGAAATTCGCGCAACGGCTACTTTTCAGGACAACACCCTGGCCAAAATGATCCATCTGGTGGAAGAGGCCCAGGAGCAAAAAGGCAAAGCGCAGGCCTTTATCGAACGTTTTGGCCGCAGATATTCTCCGCTGGTGCTGGTAAGCGCTCTTTTAATGATCATTGTCCCTTATCTTTTAGGCGCTTCGCTTTCATTCTGCGCCTCAAGAGCCGTGGTTTTGCTGGTTGCCGCAGCGCCATGCGCATTGATTATGTCCACGCCGGTGGCTCTGGCCGCCGGAATCGGCACGGCCGGTAAAAACGGCGTTTTGATCAAAGGCGGCGTGCATCTGGAAAATCTTGGAAAATTAAAAGCCATTGCCTTTGATAAAACCGGTACGCTAACCATGGGCAAACCGGTGATTACGGACATCGTTCCGGCTAATGGCTCGACAGAAGACCTATTGCAGATCGCTTTGAGTATTGAACGGCTTTCGGAGCATCCTCTGGCCAGAGCCATTGTTCAAAAAGCGGAAGAATTAAACATAAAAGCTCTTGAAGTTAGCGAGTTTAAATCTATTGCCGGATACGGCGCCCGGGCTAAAATTAACGGTAAGTTTTTTGTGGTGGGACGCCCGGAATTGATGGGGAACAATGCCCTGCCAGCTACTCTGGAATCAAAAGCGCGCGCCTTGCGCGAACAGGCGAAAACGGTCATTGTCGTGGGCAACGACCATGAGGTTAAAGGGCTGCTCGCCGTTCGGGACGAAATCCGGCCCGGCGCCGTTCAAATGATTGAAGAGCTACACCGTCTGGGCATCAAGGTGGCCATTTTAACCGGCGATAACGAACAAACAGCGCAGGCCATTGCCAGAGAGTTAAAAGTAGATGATGTGCGCGCCAGCTTAAAACCGGAAAATAAAATGGACGCTCTGAAAGATCTACTGCGACAATATGGGGCCGTGGCCATGGTGGGCGACGGCATTAACGACGCCCCGGCGCTGGCTCAGGCAACTGTGGGGTTTGCCATGGGCGCTGCCGGCACCGATGCAGCCATTGAAGCGGCCGATATCGCCCTGATGGGCGACGACCTGGCAAAAATTCCATTTGCCTTAAGACTGGGCAAAAAAGTTCGCATCGTAAGCACAGAAAACATCGTCTTTTCCTTGCTTGTTTTGCTTTTTTTAATTCCTACAGCCGTCGCCGGCATGATGTCTGTGGCCACGGCCGTTTTCTTCCATGAGGCCTCTGAGTTGCTGGCTGTTGGCAACGGATTAAGGGCCGGTAAAATTAAAAACGCATGAATCACTGTGTTTGGTCATTGGCGTACGTAATGTGAAGTTTTTTAGGATATGTCAAATTCTTGTTTGGAAAAAATTAAATCCCGTAGGGATTGATGAGAATAGCGCGGCAGTTCACTGCCGGGAAAAGGGAAACCACACAAATGTAAAAATGTCCCGGAGGGACATCTGAATTTCCATCCCGCTGGTTTCAGCCGTCCCCACGGGACGGGATTGTGATCTGGTTCGGTGCATTTTCTTAGTGTGAAGTTTTTGTAGATGTGTCAAATTCTTGTTTGGGAAAAAATTAAATCCCGTAGGGATTGTTGAGAATAGCGCGGCAGTTCACTGCCGGGGGAAGGGAAACCACACAAATGTAAAAATGTCCCGTAGGGACATCTGAATGTCCATCCCGCCGGTTTCAGCCGTCCCCACAGGACGGGATTTAGTTTCGTGCAAATGCAAGAAGATGAATGACAGACCTGAGACCATTCAACCAATCAACCACTCTAGCGGTATAAAAATTTTCAAATCCCAGCATGACGGAGCAGATCCTACGAAGAAAGTATTCTAAAGATAGCTACTAACGAACCGAAAATAACAGTGTTCACCATTTGTATCCAAATAATGAGCAGCAACCCGTGACATCGGAAGGCGCAGACAAGGTTAAGTTTTGTAAAAAACAATGAAGTCATAAATTTAAGGAGGTATCATGCGCTGGTTATTTATTTTGATTGCTGTGGTAGGATTGATCTCAACTGGATTAGTGGCGCAAACCTTGCCCACCCAAACCTCTACTTTGTTTAGCGGTTCTGGCAACTGTGCCACCTGTCATCAGCCCGGTCCCCCCAACACAGGCGCTTTGTTAGATTTGCAGGGACGCGATGTTTCGCCCGTCACCTTGTGGCGTTCTACCATGATGGCCAGCGCCTCGAAAGATCCATTCTGGCAGGCAAAAGTTTCTGCGGAAATTTCGGCCAATCCGCATTTGCAAAGTGTCATTGAAGACAAATGCACCACCTGTCATGCGCCCATGGGGCGCACCGAGGCCATCTACAACGGCGCTTCCGGTTATACCTTCGCTGAAATGAAACTTGACTCTCTTGCGCTGGACGGCGTAAGCTGCACGCTTTGCCATCAGATAAAAAGTGATAATTTGGGCCTGTCCGAAAGTTTTAGCGGACACTATCTCATCGAGAACGACCGCATTATTTACGGCCCGTTTCAGAATCCTTTAACTTCACCCATGCAAAACAGCGTAAATTACACGCCAACTCATGGACTGCAGACATTAAACTCGGAGCTCTGCGCCACCTGCCACACTCTGTTCACGCCTTATGTGGATAACGACGGTAATGTGGTGGGAGAGGCGCCAGAACAAACGCCTTACCTGGAATGGAAAAATAGCGTTTTCCCCTCCCGCGATGTACAGTGCCAGACCTGCCACATGCCAAAACTTAACGAGAGCATAATAATTGCCAATCATCCTACTACTCTGGTGGCGCGTAGCGAATATGCCCTGCATTTTTTTGTTGGCGGAAATGTTTACATGTTGAAACTATTAAAAGCCCACAGCACTGCGCTGGGCCTTACGGCAAACACCGCGCAGCTCGACAGCACACTTTCGCGTACCATTCGCTTTTTGCAGAATGAAACAGCGGAGCTTTCGGCTGAATATCAATGGATAACCAGTGATACGTTGCTGGTAAAAGTGGCCGTTCAAAACAAAACCGGCCACAAATTTCCCACGGCCTATCCCAGTCGGCGCGCCTGGCTGGAATTGCGCTTAAACGATGCGCAGGGACAGGTGTTGTTCGAATCCGGAGCATGGGATGCCGCTTTAGGAGAAATTCGCTACTTATCCGAACCTTTCGAACCGCATTACACACTGATTACCAAACCGGAACAGGTGCAAATTTACCAGTCGGTGATGAAAGACGTGGACAACAACGTCAACTACACGCTGTTGCGCGCCGCCGGTTATCTTAAAGACAATCGCATCCCGCCACAGGGATTTAGTGTAAACGGCCCGGCCTACGATTCCACAGCCATTATTGGCAGCGCTGTAAATGATGTGGATTTTAATCGTGACGGTTCGGGCACAGATACGGTGATTTACAAAATCGGCGGTTTGAACAAAAATAATCAATATACTTTAACGGTAAAATTGAATTATCAGAGTCTGAGTCCCCGTTTTGTAGCTGATCTTCTACAATACGATACGCCCGAAGTACAGGCTTTCACCGCCTATTACCAGCAAGTTCCGAATCTGCCGCTGGTAATCGATTCCTTACAACAAACGGTCACAGCTACAGGTATTAAAAAAAGCCAGCTTCATTTTCCGCAGCGTGAGTTATTGGTCAGCGCGTATCCCAACCCCTTCAATCCGCAAACGACCATTAGCGTGCAAACCTCGGCAAACGGCAGACTGACCATCACTATTTTTAACATTAAGGGCGAAAAGATAAAATCGCTTGCCCAAACAACGGTTTCAAGGGGCGTTCACCGCTTTGTCTGGGAAGGGCAGTCCGATCAGAACACACCGCTGCCAAGCGGAACCTACTTGCTCCGCATCGAACTAACCCCCGACGGAGGGAGCGGCACACAAATACAAACAAAAAAGATTATTTTGCTTAAGTAGGCATTAGAAAAAGACACTTTTAAATAGAAATCAAAGCAGCAGGCGCTCAGAGCGACACTTCAATTAAAGGCCCGTCGTGTGAACACAGGACGGGCCTTTAAGTATTCTGTTTACGCCGTTTTTTTTAGCGTTAAAATGGCTTTAAATTCTCGGCAGATGATCAGCAGTAAAAATCAAATGCATGTAATGAAAGTTAAAGAAACCGCTTCCACTTACAAGGCAAAGTCAAAACCTCTCACCTATCAGGAATATCTAAAACTGCCCGACGATGGACAGCGCTACGAAGTGATTAACGGAGAGCTAATCATGACGCCTTCTCACTTAACCATCCATCAGCAAATTAGCGACGAAATCTTCTTAAAATTAGGCGGTTACGTAAAACAAAAAATATTGGTTTGATTTTTCACGCGCCTTTAGCTGTTGATTTAAGCGAAAAAAATGTCCTTCAACCCGATATTATTTTTATTGCGAAAGAACGGCAGGAAATCGTCACGGACAAAAATATTTCCGGCGCTCCGGCTCTGGTTGTCGAAATTCTCCCCCCTTCCACAGCTTACTACAACTTGTTCGATAAAAAAGAGCTTTACGAACAATTTGGCGTAAAAGAATACTGGATTGTTGATCCCCTGCGGCAGTGGATTGAAATTTAAAATCTCCAAGGAACCAAATTTGTTCTGACGCAAAAACTTAGAAAAACAAGGCCGTCTCAATCCTCTCTAATAAAGGGCTTCGCTTTGAAATTAGAAGAGCTTTTTCAAGAATAGTCATGGTGCTTTGTTCATGCACCTAAAAATGGCTGCGGTGGGGGCTGTTGGTTGGTTGAATTGTTTCTGAACTGTCATTTGTAAATCCAGCCCTAGCGAGATGAAGGGCAGCCCTGGGAATCTCTGCCACTGTCGGCGGGAAGAAGGAGTATATGAGTTAAAGAGTCCGTTGGCCGGATGGTTGAATAATAGAGCGGGAAAGTACGGCCTGAAATTCTTTTACCGATTCAATAGTGGAAGAATTTGCGTCTTGCACATGGAGTGGATAATGGGGCCAGGGGCTTGCGGTAAGTAGGCCCGGGGCGCTGCCCCGGGCCATGACCTCCGCCGGGCAAGCGGAGCGCTCTGACAGAACGCTCCGCTTCTGCCACCAAACAAAACGAACCTTTCAAAGCGTCTCGCTCCACATTCAACCATCCACGAAGAGCGCCCGGAATGAAAAAAGTACAATCACAGGGTAGGCTCACAGAGCAAGCCCACAGGGCATGCATCCTCGTAATGAGTAATGCACGATGAGTTAACGTCCACAAATTTTCAAGTAAAGATGACGAATCGATACCATTAAGAAAGGTCATCCCGAAAAATAATTCAGGACGACCCATGAAAAAACAATCAATGGAACATTATTTTAACAACATCGCCTTGCGCGTTACACCCATGCTGTTTACTTTAAGCGTAATAAAATAAATGCCAGAGCTGAATCCAGTGGCATCCCATTGCACCTGATGCAAGCCCGCATTTTTTTGTCCCTCTAACAGCCGTGCAACAAGCTTTCCCTGTGCGTTGTAAATATTCAGTTCTACGTTAGCCTGTTTACCCAAGCGGAAAGAAATGGTCGTCGCCGGATTAAACGGATTGGGGAAATTTTGCAACAATGAAAAATCCAGCGGCTGGTGCGCAGACCGGCTACCGGCCATGGCTGCTGGAATTCCGCTGGGATCGATTTTAGCAAAAGCCGTTGCCCAGCGGCCGTCTTCCTGGGCAAAGGGATCGTAATCGCCGCGCGTCCAGGCATATTGATTAAAAACCCAAAAATTGTAGGCATTATCAGGATCCAGAGCAATGGCGCTGTAATCTCCCCAGCGGTTGCCAATATGAATGGGCAAACCGGTGCGCACATAATAATCAAGACCTTCGTGAACCAGTTGTGTGGGTTGCACCTCTCCCGGGGCATCTGTACTTTGATGGACGGTAAAATAGGAACCGGCGTACATGGAATCGCCCACCACCGAAAAGCCAATGCCAATATCGCCCTTGTAGTTTGCGGCAATCGCCGGATAGCCGGTGTAAGCATCCACCTGAATATCATTCGCGCCGATAAATCCCTGCTGTTCCAGTACCAGGTTATTTAAATCAGAGGTGTTGACCGCAAACCAGAAAACCGTTGCCTGGCCGGCGTCGTCTCCCGAAGGCGGGTTTACAGTGGATGCGCCCAAAAGCGTGTCCCCTCTCCAGAAGCAACTCTGCGCGCGATCATCGCCAAAGTCGATTTTAATATTACTATCCTTTTGCGGGGCCTCGGGCACGCCCGCAGAATTATCGTGAATTTGCCCCGGATTCAAAAACTGCACGTTAAAAAAAGGTCCGCCTGCCGTGCCCAGCGGGTCATCCACGCGGAAAATGGCAATCAGGTCGTCATTACCGGCGCCGTCGTCCCATTCTGCGCTGTACAAAAAGGTGCCCACCGCTCCATTGGCGCTCGTTGGCTGCGGCCCGGACATAATGGCCGGCATTAAGGTAAAGGCCTGCTCGCTCAATCCCGCTTCACTGGAAGGATCATAGACCCAAACCTGAGAGGTATCCGTTCCACTGTACAAACCTTTGTCTAAAATCCACAATCTTGAGGCCTGATAAAGATTAGTGCCAAAGCTAAACATATTGCCCGTAATGTAAATGGCCTCCGCGCTGACCGCCAGCCCGGGAAAATCAAGCCATGTTTCCAGCCCGTTAACCGTTAATTTGGTGGCAATTCGCTGAAAATACCAGCCATCGTTGGGATTATCTGTGGCCGAAACGGCGATGTGAATGTAATTAATGTTGCCCGTGTCGCTCTGTTCATCGGCAATTACGACGTAACGATTATTATAAAAATCATAAACAACACGCGGATCAAACAGATCGGTAGGCGAGGTGGCCGCAAAAAAATCATTCAATCCTTCGCTGTGCTCCAGAATTCGGTCAACTTTAGTGTACCACTCAATGGCCGTGTTTACTGCCAGAAGAAAATGATTGGGCCCCACACATCCCGTGTTGTCCGGCGGCGTCTGCGCGTAGCCGTTGTACGCCTTATCCGTGTCATAATTAATGGCTTCGGTTACCGGCCCATCGATAAAAGGGAGCGCTTCGGCCGCAGAGGGCTGGTTTTGCTTGTGGACATTGGTTAAGCCTGCCCGCTCTTTCAGTAGTCCTTTTTGACGATACAGATTAAATTCGCCCCCGGCTGACAGCCGGGGCTTAATGGCCTGCCGATAAGAAGAAAATTTATGTGAATTGGCATGAACGGCGCTTAAACAAAACAGTGAAAATAGCGCCAATACCATTAAACGGTTAAATAAAGTGCGCATGATCGTCCCCTCTCATCTTTATAAGTTGCGCTTTAAAGTAAAAAACGGTTTGGCCAGCGTAAACCTCATTCGTCACAATACCCCCCGTTAAAATCAAGATTAATCAGGTTTTACTTACTGCCAATATTCCAAATTCAACCGATTCCATTTTCCAACCGGTAGAAAAAGATGGCGGCAAGCTTCAATGGCAGTAAAGTTGCCATTATTTGCTCGCCACGTCAAAGTACAAACCGCTGATTGGGCCCGGGGCGCTACCCCTGGCCCCACCTTATTAAACAAAACATTCTTTCAACCCTACGCCCTGTCCCGGCCGAAGGACTATTGTTAAATGTCCGTAAATTTTCTACATTGCTCGGAAGGAAGTTTTAAAGATCAGAAAGTGAATGCCGCAAATGTTCAGCCAATTTGACAAAAAGATGATGCGCCGCTGTTTTACCCTGGCGCGTAAAGGGCGTTTTAAAGTTCGGCCCAATCCCATGGTGGGCGCCGTGCTGGTAAAAAACGGCCGCGTCATTGGCGAGGGCTACCACCGCTACTTTGGCGGGCCGCATGCCGAGGTGGAGGCCTTCCAAAACGCCACAGAAGATCCTACCGGCGCCACCCTTTATTGTAATCTGGAACCCTGTTGCCACGCCAATAAAAAAACACCGCCCTGCACCCCGCTGGTCATCAGCAAAAAAGTAGCGCGCGTGGTAGTGGCTAATATTGATCCCAATCCCGATGTGAGCGGCAAAGGGTTGCAACAAATGCGTGAGGCGGGCATTCAGGTAGAATCCGGGCTGCTGCAAGAAGAGGGCGCGGAGCTGAACAGGGTTTTCTTTTTAAATATGAAAGAGAACCGACCGTTTATTACCTTAAAAATTGCCCGCTCGCTGGATGGATTTATTTCTGAAAGCAGAGATAAACAAACCTGGCTCACTTCAGAAAAGGCCATAAAATTTGTTCACCGCCTGCGCGCAGCACATCAGGCCGTGCTGGTGGGCGCCGGAACCGTCAGAGCCGATGATCCGCAACTTACCGTACGCATGGCGCGCGGCCCCCAGCCGTTGCGCGTGGCGCTAAGCGCATCGCTTATTTTTTCTGACCGGGCGCAAATCTTTACCGATCGATTTCGGGACAAAACCCTGATCATTACCACCCAGCAGGCCGACAAAGAAAAAATCGAACAACTACTCGGCAAAGGCGTTCGCGTTGAATCAGCGCCTGATTTGACTAACGGAAACATAAATCTGCGATTGTTGCTGGAAATATTGTGGCAAAAATTCAAAATCGGCTCCCTACTGGTCGAGGGCGGCCAGCAGATTTTTACGAATTTTTTGAATGAACGGTTATTAGACGAATTGATTTTAATCGAAACCCCGGTTTTGCTGGGCCAGGGTTTGCCGGCGTTTGATCGCCTGCGCGGTCATTTTCTACAATTAAAAACGATTAAAAAGTTAGGGCCAGACGTGGCCATCATTTACCGTAAAAAAGAAAGATGACAATCGAACTTAAAATTACTAAATTTGGCTCATGTTTACCGGATTAATCGAAGAAGTGGGAACACTGACCCACAGCAGATCAATAAACGGCGGGAAGCGATTGCTCGTTTCCGCCCAAAAAATTCTGGACGGCACGCGTGTGGATGATTCCATCGCTGTCAATGGCGTTTGTCTGACGGTTACGGAATTGACCGACGGCGGCTTTTGGGTGGATGCCGTGGGCGAGACTTTGAACAAAACGACCATTAAAAACTGGCGCCTTGGCGAGAAAGTGAACCTGGAACGAGCCTTGCGTTTAAGCGATCGGCTGGGCGGGCATCTGGTGCAGGGGCACGTAAACGCTGTGGGACGAACAACACGGCTGGAAAAAATGGGCGAGAACTACTGGTGGGAGGTAGAAGTACCGCAGACGTTGGTGAAGTACGTCATTGCCGAAGGTTCCATCGCTCTGGATGGCATCAGTCTGACGGTGGCCCGCTTAAATGGGAACAGAGTCGGCCTTTCGATCATTCCACATACTTACCGCCATACCGCCCTGCGCTTTCATCAGGTGGGCGCGATGGTGAATATCGAGGTTGATGTCATTGCCCGCTATGTGGAGCGACTGCTGCAGTTTGATAATAAAAACGGCGGCACAGGCGGGCTTTCTGAAGACTGGCTAAAAAGGATGGGCTTTTAAATTTCTTTTTCGGGCCGAAACAGAAGTCGGGCGCCGGGGCGCATTTTTTTGGGGTGTCTCAAAAGCGAAATTAAATGCATGATTATTTAAAATCATGGGAAATCTTACATTAGCCCTCACCCCCTGCCCACCTCTCCTGAAAATCGGGAGAGGGGGAATTAAAGGGGGTGAGGGAAAGAAGAAATTTATAAAAATACATTGTCTTTGACTTTTGGGACAGTCCCTAAAAACATAAAAAAATTTAAGAGCGGGGCGTAAAAGCGATCTCAGGAAAACCGCTAAAAAACCTTAATGGTTTGAAATGAAAATCAAATTCAGGAATAAGCAATGAACGAAGAGATAAAATTCAATACCATAGAAGAGGCTATCGAAGACATTCGTAACGGCAAAATGGTGGTGGTGGTGGACGACCGCGATCGCGAAAACGAAGGCGATTTAATCATGGCCTCCGAGCTGGTCCGTCCGGAAGATGTAAATTTCATAACGCGTGAAGCGCGGGGCATGCTCTGCATTTCCATCACCGAGGAACGAGCGCGCGAACTCGATCTTGATTTTATGGTGCCTGATAATGACAACTCGTCCAAACATCAAACACCGTTTACCGTAAGCGTGGATGCCAGGCACGGTACAACAACGGGCATTTCGGCTTACGACCGCGCGCACACCATTCGCGTCATTATCGATCCAGCCACCAGACCAACAGACCTGGCCCGGCCGGGACACATCTTTCCATTAATTGCTAAACGAGGCGGCGTGTTGCGTCGCGCCGGCCACACAGAAGCGGCCATGGACCTGGCGCGTCTGGCCGGTTTAAAACCCTCCGGCATTTTATGTGAAATCATGGCCGCCGACGGCACCATGGCCCGCGGAAAAGAGCTAAAAGCGTTCACCCAAAAACACAACTTAAAAATCATTACCATTGCCGATCTGATCGAATACCGACGTAAGCGGGAAAAATTCGTGCGGCGACGGGTGGTGGTCGATTTGCCCACCAGGTATGGTCAGTTTAAACTCTATCTTTATGAGAATACCCTGAACACCTACGAGCACCATGTGGCGCTGGTTAAAGGCGCCGTTGCCGACGGAAAGCCCACGCTGGTGCGTGTACATTCTGAGTGTTTAACCGGCGATGTGTTTGGTTCCAAGCGCTGCGATTGCGGCGATCAGCTGGCCGCTGCCCTGCAAATGATCGAAAAAGAGGGGCGCGGCGTGCTGCTCTACATGCGCCAGGAAGGGCGTGGAATCGGTCTGGTGAACAAATTGTTGGCCTACGCCCTGCAGGAACAGGGTAAAGACACCGTGGAAGCCAATGAAGCGCTGGGCTTTAAGCCGGATTTGCGCGATTACGGCATTGGCGCGCAAATTCTAAAGGACCTGGGATTGAGAAAAATCCGCCTGATGACCAACAATCCAAAAAAAATCGTCGGATTAAAAGGCTACGATCTGGAAGTGGTCGAACGCGTGCCCCTCGAAATTTGCCCGAACGAGGTAAATGAATTCTACCTGAAGACCAAAAGAGATAAATTAGGCCATTTATTTTTAAAAGATAAGTAGTTATATTTAGAGGAAAAGAACGATGCAGAAGATCGAAGGAAAACTTTCGGCCAGAGGAAAAAAATTCGCGCTGGTGGTCAGCCGTTTTAATGAGTTTATCGGCAACAAACTGCTGGAAGGAGCGCTGGACTGCCTGACGCGTCACCACTGCGAAGAAGATGATATTACGGTGATCTGGGTGCCCGGTTCGTTTGAGATCCCTCTGGTGGCTAAAAAGCTGGCTAAAACCGGAAAGTACGACGGGGTTATTTGCCTGGGAGCGGTGATTCGCGGCGCTACCCCTCACTTTGACTATGTGGCGGCCGAGGTCTCCAAAGGCATTGCGCACACCGCCCTGGAAACCGAAGTGCCCGTTATTTTCGGCATTATCACCAGCGACACCATCGAACAGGCCATTGAACGCGCCGGAACCAAGGCCGGCAACAAAGGCTGGGATGCGGCCCTGGCAGCCATCGAAATGGCCGATCTGATGAGCAAACTATAAAATAAAACTAATTTTGAGGAGCGAAACCGTGACGAGACCGCTTTTAATTCTTTTGTTTGTCTTTAAGGCCTTAACGGCCCAGGGAGTGGGCGACTGGCAAACGTTAACCTACATGAACAACATTAACGGCCTGATCGCAGACGG
This sequence is a window from Caldithrix abyssi DSM 13497. Protein-coding genes within it:
- a CDS encoding T9SS type A sorting domain-containing protein codes for the protein MRTLFNRLMVLALFSLFCLSAVHANSHKFSSYRQAIKPRLSAGGEFNLYRQKGLLKERAGLTNVHKQNQPSAAEALPFIDGPVTEAINYDTDKAYNGYAQTPPDNTGCVGPNHFLLAVNTAIEWYTKVDRILEHSEGLNDFFAATSPTDLFDPRVVYDFYNNRYVVIADEQSDTGNINYIHIAVSATDNPNDGWYFQRIATKLTVNGLETWLDFPGLAVSAEAIYITGNMFSFGTNLYQASRLWILDKGLYSGTDTSQVWVYDPSSEAGLSEQAFTLMPAIMSGPQPTSANGAVGTFLYSAEWDDGAGNDDLIAIFRVDDPLGTAGGPFFNVQFLNPGQIHDNSAGVPEAPQKDSNIKIDFGDDRAQSCFWRGDTLLGASTVNPPSGDDAGQATVFWFAVNTSDLNNLVLEQQGFIGANDIQVDAYTGYPAIAANYKGDIGIGFSVVGDSMYAGSYFTVHQSTDAPGEVQPTQLVHEGLDYYVRTGLPIHIGNRWGDYSAIALDPDNAYNFWVFNQYAWTRGDYDPFAQEDGRWATAFAKIDPSGIPAAMAGSRSAHQPLDFSLLQNFPNPFNPATTISFRLGKQANVELNIYNAQGKLVARLLEGQKNAGLHQVQWDATGFSSGIYFITLKVNSMGVTRKAMLLK
- the ribD gene encoding bifunctional diaminohydroxyphosphoribosylaminopyrimidine deaminase/5-amino-6-(5-phosphoribosylamino)uracil reductase RibD, translating into MFSQFDKKMMRRCFTLARKGRFKVRPNPMVGAVLVKNGRVIGEGYHRYFGGPHAEVEAFQNATEDPTGATLYCNLEPCCHANKKTPPCTPLVISKKVARVVVANIDPNPDVSGKGLQQMREAGIQVESGLLQEEGAELNRVFFLNMKENRPFITLKIARSLDGFISESRDKQTWLTSEKAIKFVHRLRAAHQAVLVGAGTVRADDPQLTVRMARGPQPLRVALSASLIFSDRAQIFTDRFRDKTLIITTQQADKEKIEQLLGKGVRVESAPDLTNGNINLRLLLEILWQKFKIGSLLVEGGQQIFTNFLNERLLDELILIETPVLLGQGLPAFDRLRGHFLQLKTIKKLGPDVAIIYRKKER
- a CDS encoding riboflavin synthase, with the protein product MFTGLIEEVGTLTHSRSINGGKRLLVSAQKILDGTRVDDSIAVNGVCLTVTELTDGGFWVDAVGETLNKTTIKNWRLGEKVNLERALRLSDRLGGHLVQGHVNAVGRTTRLEKMGENYWWEVEVPQTLVKYVIAEGSIALDGISLTVARLNGNRVGLSIIPHTYRHTALRFHQVGAMVNIEVDVIARYVERLLQFDNKNGGTGGLSEDWLKRMGF
- a CDS encoding bifunctional 3,4-dihydroxy-2-butanone-4-phosphate synthase/GTP cyclohydrolase II; this encodes MNEEIKFNTIEEAIEDIRNGKMVVVVDDRDRENEGDLIMASELVRPEDVNFITREARGMLCISITEERARELDLDFMVPDNDNSSKHQTPFTVSVDARHGTTTGISAYDRAHTIRVIIDPATRPTDLARPGHIFPLIAKRGGVLRRAGHTEAAMDLARLAGLKPSGILCEIMAADGTMARGKELKAFTQKHNLKIITIADLIEYRRKREKFVRRRVVVDLPTRYGQFKLYLYENTLNTYEHHVALVKGAVADGKPTLVRVHSECLTGDVFGSKRCDCGDQLAAALQMIEKEGRGVLLYMRQEGRGIGLVNKLLAYALQEQGKDTVEANEALGFKPDLRDYGIGAQILKDLGLRKIRLMTNNPKKIVGLKGYDLEVVERVPLEICPNEVNEFYLKTKRDKLGHLFLKDK
- the ribE gene encoding 6,7-dimethyl-8-ribityllumazine synthase codes for the protein MQKIEGKLSARGKKFALVVSRFNEFIGNKLLEGALDCLTRHHCEEDDITVIWVPGSFEIPLVAKKLAKTGKYDGVICLGAVIRGATPHFDYVAAEVSKGIAHTALETEVPVIFGIITSDTIEQAIERAGTKAGNKGWDAALAAIEMADLMSKL